A genomic segment from Chrysemys picta bellii isolate R12L10 chromosome 11, ASM1138683v2, whole genome shotgun sequence encodes:
- the INPP1 gene encoding LOW QUALITY PROTEIN: inositol polyphosphate 1-phosphatase (The sequence of the model RefSeq protein was modified relative to this genomic sequence to represent the inferred CDS: inserted 1 base in 1 codon; deleted 1 base in 1 codon; substituted 2 bases at 2 genomic stop codons) — translation MCEKEDGNVYAVLFPGLEKNIAGEESNEFTNELDSTSQXIKGSADVQPNQGVFPSGLPCVTILNXAYDIQTGMPLMLVINQPFAAQDPRRDRSQLAFSLGKGFHPWSQHAIGYKSLWVVQGFVDIYLISEDSTFKWNCYAPHAVLRSLGGGIVDLKECLMRRQAIMHDVPHLLYNVKVXGATETEKWASKGGVAAYRSEKHLGSFKSSDLKTSV, via the exons TTTCCAGGTTTGGAAAAAAACATTGCTGGGGAGGAATCCAATGAATTTACTAATGAGCTGG ATTCCACTTCCCAGTAAATAAAAGGTTCTGCAGATGTCCAGCCAAATCAAGGAGTTTTCCCATCTGGGCTTCCATGTGTAACTATTTTAA GAGCATATGACATACAAACTGGGATGCCTTTGATGTTAGTCATCAATCAACCATTTGCAGCACAAGATCCAAGGAGAGACAG aagtcaactggcgTTTTCCCTGGGAaaaggatttcacccatggtctCAACATGCAATTGGTTACAAAAGCCTTTGGGTTGTACAAGGTTTTGTTGATATTTATCTCATTTCAGAAGATTCCACGTTCAAGTGGAACTGCTATGCCCCGCATGCAGTGTTGAGATCCTTAGGAGGA GGAATAGTAGACTTGAAAGAATGTTTAATGAGAAGACAAGCAATAATGCATGATGTGCCACATTTACTATATAATGTAAAAGTTTAAGGGGCCACTGAAACAGAAAAATGGGCCAGTAAAGGTGGGGTTGCAGCTTACAGATCTGAGAAACATTTGGGAAGCTTTAAGTCTTCTGATTTAAAAACCTCTGTTTGA